In the Deinococcus ficus genome, one interval contains:
- a CDS encoding thiolase family protein, whose product MSKAVIVAASRTPTGKFLGALADVKAVDLGAVTLAETLKRSGLSADLIEEVIMGQVVQAGCGQNPARQAALKAGLSHEVGALTINKVCGSGLKAVILAAQSIRAGDQRAVLAGGMESMSNAPHLLPQARKGYRLGHQTVLDANMHDGLWCSINEEGMGLTGERVAEKYSIGREEQDAYATASHQKAVSAQQGGRFTDEIVPVTVKGRKGDVIVDADEGPRADTSEETLGKLKPAFKKDGSVTAGNAPGLNDGAASLLVVSEDFARAQGLTPIAEILDYATGGLAPEWVMMTPVPATQALLKKLNMQAGDVDLWELNEAFSVQSLAVSRELGLDPARVNVNGGAVALGHPIGASGARILVTLLSALKQHNKETGVATLCMGGGNGLALAVRRL is encoded by the coding sequence ATGAGCAAAGCAGTGATTGTCGCGGCGTCCCGCACGCCCACCGGGAAGTTCCTGGGCGCCCTCGCCGACGTGAAGGCCGTGGACCTGGGCGCCGTCACCCTGGCCGAAACCCTGAAACGCAGCGGCCTCAGCGCCGACCTGATCGAGGAAGTCATCATGGGACAGGTCGTGCAGGCCGGCTGCGGACAGAACCCCGCCCGGCAGGCCGCCCTGAAAGCCGGCCTGAGCCACGAGGTCGGGGCGCTCACCATCAACAAGGTGTGCGGCAGCGGCCTGAAAGCCGTGATCCTGGCCGCGCAGAGCATCCGCGCCGGGGACCAGCGCGCCGTGCTGGCCGGCGGCATGGAATCCATGAGCAACGCCCCCCACCTGCTCCCCCAGGCCAGGAAGGGCTACCGCCTGGGCCACCAGACGGTGCTGGACGCCAACATGCACGACGGCCTGTGGTGCAGCATCAACGAGGAAGGCATGGGCCTGACCGGCGAGCGCGTCGCCGAGAAGTACAGCATCGGCCGGGAGGAACAGGACGCCTACGCCACCGCCAGCCACCAGAAGGCCGTCAGTGCGCAGCAGGGCGGGCGCTTCACCGACGAGATCGTGCCCGTCACCGTCAAGGGCCGCAAGGGCGACGTGATCGTGGACGCCGACGAGGGCCCCCGCGCCGACACCAGCGAGGAAACGCTCGGCAAACTCAAGCCCGCCTTCAAGAAGGACGGGTCCGTCACCGCCGGGAACGCCCCCGGCCTGAACGACGGCGCCGCCAGCCTCCTGGTCGTCAGCGAGGACTTCGCCCGCGCGCAGGGCCTCACGCCCATCGCCGAGATCCTCGACTACGCCACCGGCGGCCTCGCGCCCGAGTGGGTCATGATGACCCCCGTGCCCGCCACGCAGGCCCTGCTGAAAAAACTCAACATGCAGGCCGGCGACGTGGACCTGTGGGAACTCAACGAGGCCTTCAGCGTGCAGAGCCTCGCCGTGAGCCGCGAACTCGGCCTGGACCCCGCCCGCGTGAACGTGAACGGCGGCGCCGTGGCCCTGGGCCACCCCATCGGCGCAAGCGGCGCGCGCATCCTGGTCACGCTGCTCTCCGCGCTCAAACAGCACAACAAGGAAACCGGCGTCGCCACCCTGTGCATGGGCGGCGGCAACGGCCTCGCCCTCGCCGTGCGGCGCCTGTAA
- the dnaX gene encoding DNA polymerase III subunit gamma/tau: protein MSAIYQRARPIRWDEVVGQEHVKDVLRSALEQGRVGHAYLFSGPRGVGKTTTARLIAMTANCTSGGLKPCGECESCLSVRAGSHPDVMEIDAASNNSVDDVRDLREKVSLAAMRGGKKIYILDEAHMMSRAAFNALLKTLEEPPGHVIFILATTEPEKIIPTILSRCQHYRFRRLTAEEIAGKLAGLAQKEGVSAEPDALHLIGRLADGAMRDGESLLERMLAAGSAVTRAGVEEALGLPPGERVRAIAAGLVLGDAASALGGAAQLYRDGFAARTIVEGLVAAFGTALHAELGLTPDGRLDGADLPRLLKLQAALDEQGARFARSADQQSLELALTHALLAADSSPAGASTHAAAPAAASVPTDLVQRLNRLEKELATLRASGPRPAASAAAVPDFDPGARRGPAPAREVVQDAAAGLSAAPVQGSWTDVVRHASIQMKAFLKPARTHAEPGYVSLTYDDRNAFHAKQIVGKFDDVAKLVQRVFGPVTFELIAPEGSRKVTLGGTPGTAGMSAAPPPAPTPPARAAAEPTPPGPDVAPFEPAPRRGSARGPAFDPVPPSASAAAEPPLPHARPETPQATAAEPVPLTPGLPPRPPARGAPVATLTRPSLAPTARAEVRVPPPSPDDAAPAPLPAPSPEPWDAEPLTDGPPAPADAQGGDRITPPGQSRDLYVVEAITQEPDWGDIGGNVGGPLLEAAPDLDDSPFAEFVPKRPDPAPRAAPAPAPTPATAPAARAVIGDIRAHPMYEDIRGRFSGRVREIGKNRRIQAAPDPTDAPPPEEEAGDSDS from the coding sequence GTGAGCGCCATCTACCAGCGCGCCCGGCCCATCCGCTGGGACGAGGTGGTCGGGCAGGAACACGTCAAGGACGTGCTGCGCAGCGCCCTGGAACAGGGCCGGGTCGGGCACGCGTACCTGTTCAGCGGCCCGCGCGGGGTGGGGAAGACCACCACCGCGCGCCTGATCGCCATGACCGCCAACTGCACGAGCGGGGGCCTCAAACCCTGCGGTGAGTGCGAATCCTGCCTGAGCGTGCGCGCCGGCTCGCACCCGGACGTCATGGAGATCGACGCCGCCAGCAACAACAGCGTGGACGACGTCCGCGACCTGCGCGAGAAGGTCTCCCTGGCCGCCATGCGCGGCGGCAAGAAGATCTACATCCTGGACGAGGCGCACATGATGAGCCGCGCGGCCTTCAACGCCCTCCTGAAAACACTGGAGGAGCCGCCCGGGCACGTCATCTTCATCCTGGCGACCACCGAACCGGAAAAGATCATCCCCACCATCCTCTCCCGCTGCCAGCACTACCGCTTCCGGCGCCTGACCGCCGAGGAGATCGCCGGGAAACTCGCCGGCCTCGCCCAGAAAGAAGGGGTGAGCGCCGAACCGGACGCCCTGCACCTGATCGGCCGCCTCGCCGACGGCGCCATGCGCGACGGCGAGAGCCTCCTGGAACGCATGCTGGCCGCCGGCAGCGCTGTCACCCGCGCGGGCGTGGAAGAAGCCCTGGGCCTCCCGCCCGGCGAACGCGTGCGCGCCATCGCCGCCGGCCTCGTGCTCGGGGACGCCGCCAGCGCCCTGGGCGGCGCCGCGCAGCTTTACCGCGACGGCTTCGCCGCCCGCACCATCGTTGAGGGGCTTGTCGCCGCGTTCGGCACCGCCCTGCACGCCGAACTGGGCCTCACCCCGGACGGCCGCCTGGACGGCGCCGACCTGCCCCGGCTGCTCAAACTGCAGGCCGCGCTGGACGAACAGGGCGCCCGCTTCGCCCGCAGCGCCGACCAGCAGAGCCTGGAACTGGCCCTCACGCACGCCCTGCTCGCCGCCGACAGCAGCCCGGCCGGAGCCTCCACGCATGCTGCGGCACCGGCCGCGGCCAGCGTGCCCACCGACCTCGTCCAGCGCCTCAACCGCCTGGAGAAGGAACTCGCCACGCTGCGCGCCAGCGGCCCCCGCCCCGCCGCCTCCGCCGCGGCCGTGCCCGACTTCGACCCGGGGGCCCGCCGCGGCCCCGCGCCCGCCCGCGAGGTCGTGCAGGACGCCGCTGCCGGCCTGAGCGCCGCGCCCGTGCAGGGCAGCTGGACGGACGTCGTCCGGCACGCCAGCATCCAGATGAAGGCCTTCCTGAAACCCGCCCGGACGCACGCCGAACCCGGATACGTCAGCCTCACCTACGACGACCGCAACGCCTTCCACGCCAAGCAGATCGTCGGGAAGTTCGATGACGTCGCCAAACTCGTCCAGCGGGTGTTCGGCCCCGTCACCTTCGAACTGATCGCCCCGGAAGGCAGCCGCAAGGTGACCCTGGGCGGAACTCCCGGAACGGCGGGCATGAGCGCGGCACCTCCGCCCGCCCCCACCCCCCCGGCCCGCGCGGCCGCCGAGCCCACCCCGCCCGGGCCGGACGTCGCCCCTTTTGAGCCGGCGCCGCGCCGCGGAAGCGCCCGCGGCCCGGCCTTCGACCCGGTGCCCCCGTCCGCGTCCGCCGCGGCCGAGCCGCCGCTGCCCCACGCGCGCCCGGAGACCCCACAGGCCACGGCGGCAGAACCGGTGCCCCTCACGCCCGGCCTGCCCCCCCGCCCTCCCGCCCGCGGGGCCCCGGTGGCGACCCTCACCCGCCCCAGCCTCGCCCCCACCGCCCGGGCGGAGGTGCGCGTGCCGCCGCCCAGCCCGGACGACGCGGCCCCCGCGCCCCTCCCGGCCCCCTCCCCCGAGCCGTGGGACGCCGAGCCCCTCACGGACGGGCCGCCCGCCCCCGCCGACGCGCAGGGCGGCGACCGCATCACCCCGCCCGGCCAGTCCCGGGACCTGTACGTGGTGGAAGCCATCACGCAGGAACCCGACTGGGGCGACATCGGCGGCAACGTGGGCGGCCCGCTGCTGGAAGCCGCGCCGGACCTGGACGACTCCCCCTTCGCGGAATTCGTGCCCAAACGCCCGGACCCCGCCCCCCGCGCTGCCCCTGCCCCCGCGCCCACCCCGGCCACCGCCCCGGCAGCCCGCGCGGTGATCGGGGACATCCGCGCGCACCCCATGTATGAGGACATCCGGGGCCGCTTCTCCGGCCGCGTGCGCGAGATCGGCAAGAACCGCCGCATCCAGGCTGCCCCCGACCCCACCGACGCCCCCCCGCCCGAGGAAGAAGCCGGCGACAGCGACAGCTGA
- a CDS encoding PxKF domain-containing protein — protein sequence MTSEPITLAVGSTNASGDQILSFKPEVSNEGISQGKLEVNSSATVTVSFTTCAPPPPASTVLDNKAPVLTVPQDFSREATGRVTVVDFAEQLSAIDREEGNLTDKITCTPVSGSGFAVGATLVTCSVSDSGKRLRTDGSAGPDGEVLTTTASFTVTVEDNTAPDLTVPQGTVSIPAIDINGVSPDYSKWVSAWDLVDEEETPMPVCTPASLPIGLEQTVECTATDSRGNRSDPQSFTVNVTFASASRGLLQPVNDTRNGLPISLFKAGSTIPLKFLPPTFAGGDAATGLAGGLRLVVTTVPASGNSAEEETTDLSSGSTAWRYDLTAGQYVFNLSTKNPFFRAGMGYRAEISFQGVPVARGDFRLK from the coding sequence GTGACTTCGGAACCGATCACGCTTGCGGTCGGCTCCACCAACGCCAGCGGTGACCAGATCCTCAGCTTCAAACCAGAGGTGTCCAACGAGGGCATCAGTCAGGGGAAACTCGAAGTGAATTCATCAGCCACGGTCACTGTGTCCTTCACCACCTGTGCTCCGCCTCCACCTGCCTCCACCGTACTGGACAACAAGGCCCCAGTGCTCACCGTCCCGCAAGATTTCAGTAGAGAAGCCACCGGTCGCGTTACGGTCGTGGACTTCGCGGAGCAGTTGTCGGCAATAGACAGGGAGGAGGGCAATCTGACCGACAAGATCACCTGCACGCCTGTCAGTGGCAGCGGCTTCGCGGTGGGCGCGACTCTGGTGACCTGCTCTGTCAGCGACTCCGGCAAGCGCCTGCGGACCGACGGCAGCGCCGGGCCGGACGGTGAAGTCCTGACAACCACAGCCTCCTTCACGGTGACGGTGGAGGACAACACGGCGCCAGACCTGACGGTGCCCCAGGGCACAGTCTCCATCCCAGCAATCGACATCAACGGCGTGTCTCCTGATTACAGCAAGTGGGTGAGCGCCTGGGACCTCGTGGACGAAGAGGAGACGCCCATGCCCGTGTGCACGCCCGCCAGCCTGCCCATCGGCCTTGAACAGACGGTAGAGTGCACCGCCACGGACAGCCGGGGGAACCGGTCCGACCCGCAGAGCTTTACCGTGAACGTGACGTTCGCCAGCGCCTCCCGCGGCCTGCTGCAACCCGTCAACGACACGCGCAATGGCCTGCCGATCAGCCTGTTCAAGGCCGGGTCCACCATCCCTCTGAAGTTCCTGCCGCCCACCTTCGCGGGAGGAGATGCAGCGACCGGGCTGGCTGGCGGGCTGCGGCTGGTCGTGACGACGGTACCGGCCAGCGGGAACAGTGCTGAGGAGGAAACCACGGACCTGTCCAGCGGCAGTACGGCGTGGCGGTATGACCTCACGGCCGGACAGTACGTGTTTAACCTGAGCACGAAAAATCCCTTCTTCCGCGCTGGTATGGGTTACCGTGCGGAGATCAGCTTCCAGGGCGTGCCGGTCGCCAGGGGGGACTTCCGCTTGAAGTAA
- a CDS encoding efflux RND transporter permease subunit, translated as MNALIRFTQRNASVVLLASLLVVVFGVFAARSLKQELLPDINLPVVTVVTPYPLAAPNEVEAQVTRPLESALANLKDLDSYSSTSSENVSVIVLNFRFGTDLNQAEARVNSAVNRVRAQLPDSATDSNVAAIRFGDAPILNLVATAGGKAGEALQQQVAARLVPELEAVAGVSRVDVTGNGDPEVRVTLKPEELKARNLSFDSVTQALQAAPLSFPVGTLAQGDLQLPVKIDSAASTIAALSGVVVGAAPDLSALPPAARAGLAAGAAPTARAPGAPAAAAAPTAGVPLRPVLLSDVADVELVTAPAGSITRFDGQPALGLAVYKTQDANTVQVAEAVKGVLNGAGDRLGAQVQIVEDQATPIQKGVKSLLTEGAFGALFAVLVVAVFLRNGRATLITALSIPVSLLVALILLYTQGLTLNVLTLGGLTVALGRLIDDAIVVVENIYHKLDQGLSPARATYEGASEVASPVLSSTLATVAVFLPLAFVGGVAGEFLRPLALAVTLSILASLLVAFTLVPLLGGLFLRSRPARGPARVSTIERLYAPVITWVTRRPGWTLTLALLALVGSVSLVGRIPTNFIDPGESDRIQVAVTLPAGTRLARADTVATDLERRLRGVSGLSSVETTVGSASGPFAALGGGGAGGTPIRLTLIPEGDHDLDALTERVSTALRGVPGEVNVTQGAAGSGGFSNSLKVNVQAESVADLNTASARIADALRDVKEIENVRSSVRESQPQLSIRLDSQEAVKRGVIGVQAVGAVQAALSGKVATSLPRGDERLDVRVVYPDGQYDSVDDLRALPLRSAAGTDVPLGDVARIERSASPVSLSRENGERLATVQADPTVSNIGAANAAVKAALKDIPLPDGASWSLGGVTEQQNQAFSSLGLSIVAAIGLVYLIMVATFRSLLTPLILLISIPLIAVGAFPLMAATGTPLGLSTMFAFLLLTGIVVTNAIVLIDLVERLLTGGLDVRQALIEGGARRVRPILMTALATIFALVPLALGLSESAGIVGQPLAITVIGGLTSSTFLTLAVVPALYLLLQGRRQQRVRDRRGAEPAPATVN; from the coding sequence ATGAATGCACTGATCCGCTTCACGCAACGCAACGCCTCCGTGGTGCTGCTCGCCTCCCTGCTGGTCGTGGTGTTCGGCGTGTTCGCCGCCCGCAGCCTGAAGCAGGAACTCCTCCCGGACATCAACCTGCCGGTCGTGACGGTCGTCACGCCCTACCCCCTGGCCGCCCCGAACGAGGTCGAAGCCCAGGTCACCCGCCCGCTGGAATCGGCCCTGGCGAACCTGAAGGACCTGGACAGCTACAGTTCCACCAGCAGCGAGAACGTCAGCGTGATCGTGCTGAACTTCCGCTTCGGCACCGACCTGAACCAGGCCGAGGCGCGCGTGAACTCCGCCGTGAACCGCGTGCGCGCCCAGCTGCCCGACAGCGCCACCGACTCGAACGTGGCCGCCATCCGCTTCGGGGACGCGCCCATCCTGAACCTCGTGGCGACCGCAGGCGGCAAGGCCGGCGAGGCGTTGCAGCAGCAGGTCGCCGCGCGGCTGGTGCCGGAACTGGAGGCGGTCGCCGGGGTGTCCCGCGTGGACGTCACCGGCAACGGCGACCCCGAGGTGCGCGTCACCCTGAAGCCCGAGGAACTCAAGGCCCGGAACCTCAGCTTCGACAGCGTCACCCAGGCCCTCCAGGCCGCGCCGCTCAGTTTCCCGGTGGGCACGCTGGCCCAGGGGGACCTGCAACTCCCGGTGAAGATCGACAGCGCGGCCAGCACCATCGCCGCGCTCTCCGGGGTGGTCGTGGGCGCCGCGCCGGACCTCAGCGCCCTGCCGCCGGCCGCACGCGCCGGTCTGGCCGCCGGGGCCGCCCCCACCGCCCGTGCCCCCGGCGCTCCGGCCGCCGCCGCTGCTCCCACGGCCGGTGTGCCGCTGCGGCCCGTGCTGCTCTCGGACGTCGCGGACGTCGAGCTGGTGACCGCGCCGGCCGGCAGCATCACCCGCTTCGACGGGCAGCCCGCGCTGGGCCTCGCCGTATACAAGACGCAGGACGCCAACACCGTGCAGGTCGCCGAGGCCGTCAAGGGCGTCCTGAACGGCGCCGGGGACCGCCTGGGCGCCCAGGTGCAGATCGTGGAGGACCAGGCCACGCCCATCCAGAAGGGCGTGAAGAGCCTGCTGACCGAGGGGGCCTTCGGGGCGCTGTTCGCGGTGCTGGTCGTGGCGGTGTTCCTGCGTAACGGCCGCGCCACGCTGATCACGGCGCTCAGCATTCCGGTGTCTCTGCTGGTCGCGCTGATCCTGCTGTACACCCAGGGCCTGACCCTGAACGTGCTCACGCTGGGCGGCCTGACCGTCGCGCTGGGCCGCCTGATCGACGACGCGATCGTGGTCGTGGAGAACATCTACCACAAGCTCGACCAGGGCCTCAGCCCCGCCCGCGCCACGTACGAGGGCGCCAGCGAGGTCGCCTCCCCGGTGCTGTCCAGCACCCTGGCGACCGTCGCAGTGTTCCTGCCGCTGGCGTTCGTGGGCGGCGTGGCCGGCGAGTTCCTGCGGCCGCTGGCGCTCGCCGTGACCCTCAGCATCCTGGCGAGCCTGCTGGTGGCGTTCACGCTGGTGCCCCTCCTGGGTGGCCTGTTCCTGCGTTCCCGGCCGGCGCGCGGCCCCGCGCGGGTCAGCACCATCGAGCGGCTGTACGCCCCGGTGATCACCTGGGTCACGCGCCGCCCCGGCTGGACGCTCACCCTGGCGCTGCTGGCGCTGGTGGGCAGCGTGTCCCTGGTGGGCCGCATCCCCACCAACTTCATCGACCCCGGCGAGTCCGACCGCATTCAGGTGGCCGTGACCCTGCCGGCCGGCACCCGCCTGGCCCGCGCCGACACGGTCGCCACCGACCTCGAACGCCGCCTGCGGGGCGTGAGCGGCCTGAGCAGCGTGGAGACCACCGTCGGGTCCGCCAGCGGGCCGTTCGCGGCGCTGGGGGGCGGCGGGGCCGGCGGCACGCCCATCCGCCTCACGCTGATTCCCGAGGGCGACCATGACCTGGACGCCCTGACGGAACGCGTGAGCACCGCCCTGCGCGGCGTGCCCGGCGAGGTGAACGTCACGCAGGGCGCCGCCGGGTCCGGGGGCTTCTCGAACAGCCTGAAGGTGAACGTGCAGGCCGAGAGCGTCGCCGACCTGAACACCGCCAGTGCCCGCATCGCCGACGCGCTGAGGGACGTGAAGGAAATCGAGAACGTCCGGTCCAGCGTCCGCGAATCCCAGCCGCAGCTGAGCATCCGCCTGGACAGCCAGGAGGCCGTGAAACGCGGCGTGATCGGCGTGCAGGCGGTGGGCGCCGTGCAGGCCGCGCTGAGCGGCAAGGTCGCCACCAGCCTGCCCCGCGGCGACGAGCGCCTGGACGTGCGCGTGGTGTACCCCGACGGGCAGTACGACAGCGTGGACGACCTGCGCGCCCTGCCGCTGCGCAGCGCCGCCGGCACCGACGTGCCCCTGGGCGACGTGGCCCGCATCGAGCGCAGCGCGTCCCCGGTCAGCCTCAGCCGCGAGAACGGCGAGCGCCTCGCCACCGTGCAGGCCGACCCGACCGTCAGCAACATCGGCGCCGCGAACGCCGCCGTGAAGGCCGCCCTGAAGGACATTCCCCTGCCCGACGGCGCGAGCTGGAGCCTGGGCGGCGTGACCGAACAGCAGAACCAGGCCTTCAGCAGCCTGGGCCTGTCCATCGTGGCCGCCATCGGGCTGGTGTACCTGATCATGGTCGCCACCTTCCGCAGCCTCCTCACGCCCCTGATCCTGCTGATCAGCATTCCGCTGATCGCGGTGGGTGCGTTCCCGCTGATGGCCGCCACCGGCACGCCGCTGGGCCTGAGCACCATGTTCGCGTTCCTGCTCCTGACCGGCATCGTGGTGACCAACGCCATCGTCCTGATCGACCTCGTCGAGCGGCTGCTCACCGGCGGGCTGGACGTCCGGCAGGCACTGATCGAGGGCGGCGCGCGGCGCGTGCGGCCCATCCTGATGACCGCCCTGGCGACCATCTTCGCCCTGGTGCCGCTGGCCCTGGGCCTGAGCGAGAGCGCCGGGATCGTGGGCCAGCCGCTGGCGATCACCGTGATCGGCGGCCTGACCTCCAGCACCTTCCTGACCCTGGCGGTCGTGCCCGCCCTGTACCTGCTGCTTCAGGGGCGCCGGCAGCAGCGCGTCCGCGACCGCCGCGGCGCGGAGCCCGCACCCGCCACCGTGAACTGA
- a CDS encoding nucleoside triphosphate pyrophosphohydrolase encodes MAKLVRDRIPDLFGGSARPLNPPDFRAALHEKLREETEEYLEAGDVQELADVLEVVYALAALDGLTPADLEVLRAGKSEARGAFLRRLWWEA; translated from the coding sequence ATGGCGAAGCTCGTGCGTGACCGCATCCCAGACCTGTTCGGCGGCTCGGCCCGCCCCCTGAACCCCCCGGACTTCCGGGCCGCGCTGCACGAGAAACTGAGGGAGGAAACCGAGGAGTACCTGGAGGCCGGGGACGTGCAGGAACTCGCGGACGTGCTGGAGGTCGTGTATGCCCTCGCCGCGCTGGACGGCTTGACCCCTGCGGATCTGGAGGTCCTGCGCGCCGGGAAGTCCGAGGCGCGGGGCGCCTTCCTGCGCCGCCTGTGGTGGGAGGCATGA
- a CDS encoding YciI family protein gives MTTLWMIESTYLQPTAEIAKVTPDHRAWLDGHYRSGVFLTSGRKVDGTGGILLARADTLQELTDIFDQDPFVKAGCAKYRYVAFNPVKRGKGIELDGVPLVE, from the coding sequence ATGACCACCCTCTGGATGATCGAGAGCACCTACCTGCAGCCCACCGCCGAGATCGCCAAGGTCACCCCCGACCACCGCGCGTGGCTGGACGGCCACTACCGCAGCGGCGTGTTCCTCACCAGCGGCCGCAAGGTGGACGGCACCGGCGGCATCCTGCTCGCCCGCGCCGACACCCTCCAGGAACTCACCGACATCTTCGACCAGGACCCCTTCGTGAAGGCCGGCTGCGCCAAGTACCGCTACGTGGCCTTCAACCCCGTCAAACGCGGCAAGGGCATCGAACTCGACGGCGTGCCTCTGGTGGAGTAA
- a CDS encoding alpha/beta fold hydrolase, protein MNRPDGEARPLLNGVRQWVKVAGAAHGTVPLVVLHGGPGGNHFVFERVAGPGLEAARTVVYHEQRGSGRSDPPEPADAYSMPLLTADLRSLLDWLGAEQADLLGYSFGGGLALEFARACPERVRRLVLQAPALHLRDPEVTASQLAGFAEVAQGDVAARVQAILREALSPEEQLERVWGVVDTPTVDRFLFQRADVAARNRALWAESGLTNSGAMHRVLAAQPPTGTSQHLTEITAPTLILAGRHDRNVPLAQLERLAAALPAGQLHVFGSSAHFPDLEEPDGYVQAILAFLT, encoded by the coding sequence ATGAATCGCCCGGACGGGGAGGCGCGCCCGCTCCTGAACGGCGTGCGGCAGTGGGTGAAGGTGGCCGGCGCGGCGCACGGCACGGTGCCGCTGGTCGTGCTGCACGGCGGTCCTGGCGGGAACCATTTCGTGTTCGAGCGGGTGGCCGGGCCCGGGCTGGAGGCGGCGCGGACGGTGGTGTACCACGAGCAGCGCGGCAGCGGCCGCAGCGACCCGCCCGAACCGGCGGACGCGTACAGCATGCCGCTGCTGACCGCGGACCTGCGATCTCTGCTGGACTGGCTGGGCGCGGAGCAGGCGGATCTGCTGGGGTACAGCTTCGGCGGGGGGCTGGCTCTGGAGTTCGCGCGCGCCTGCCCGGAGCGGGTGCGGCGCCTGGTGCTGCAGGCGCCGGCCCTCCACCTGCGGGACCCGGAGGTGACCGCCTCGCAACTGGCGGGCTTCGCGGAGGTGGCGCAGGGGGACGTGGCGGCACGTGTGCAGGCCATCCTGCGTGAGGCGCTGTCCCCGGAGGAGCAGCTGGAGCGCGTCTGGGGGGTGGTGGACACGCCCACCGTGGACCGGTTCCTGTTCCAGCGCGCGGACGTGGCCGCCCGGAACCGTGCCCTGTGGGCGGAGAGCGGCCTGACGAACAGCGGCGCCATGCACCGCGTCCTGGCCGCGCAGCCGCCCACCGGCACCTCACAGCACCTGACGGAGATCACGGCCCCCACCCTGATTCTGGCGGGCCGGCACGACCGGAACGTGCCCCTGGCGCAGCTGGAGCGGCTGGCGGCGGCCCTGCCGGCCGGGCAGCTGCACGTGTTCGGTTCCAGCGCTCACTTCCCGGACCTGGAGGAACCGGACGGGTACGTGCAGGCGATCCTGGCCTTCCTGACCTGA
- a CDS encoding MarR family winged helix-turn-helix transcriptional regulator, whose amino-acid sequence MTDSPDPHPPDLKAAAMRFMTSIWRLHRDLGHELGPLLAEGAHTDPRTYFLLNTIRDGAHYPKTLSECLGIPPNLLSRLLTDLHSQALITRQVDTQDSRRVRLTVTTEGQALLDRAEAIMHDRLGARLKQLSPAELSVLLTALDRLSSPETPPTCTGPHP is encoded by the coding sequence ATGACCGATTCCCCGGACCCCCACCCACCCGACCTGAAGGCCGCCGCAATGCGCTTCATGACCAGCATCTGGCGGCTGCATCGCGACCTGGGTCACGAGCTCGGCCCGCTGCTCGCCGAAGGGGCGCACACCGACCCGCGCACGTACTTCCTGCTGAACACCATCCGGGACGGCGCGCACTATCCGAAAACGCTCTCCGAGTGCCTGGGCATCCCCCCCAACCTGCTGAGCCGGCTGCTGACCGACCTGCACTCCCAGGCGCTGATCACCCGGCAGGTGGACACCCAGGACTCCCGCCGCGTGCGCCTGACCGTCACCACGGAGGGGCAGGCCCTGCTGGACCGCGCCGAGGCGATCATGCACGACCGGCTGGGCGCGCGCCTAAAGCAGCTCAGCCCCGCCGAACTGAGCGTGCTGCTCACGGCCCTGGACCGCCTCAGCAGCCCCGAGACCCCCCCGACCTGCACAGGACCCCACCCATGA
- a CDS encoding 3-hydroxyacyl-CoA dehydrogenase family protein — protein MKFGVIGAGQMGGGIAQVAAQSGFDVVVHDQQQAFLNRGRGVIEKSLGKLHEKGRLADAPATVLGRIRFTTELQDFADCDLVVEAIVENQGVKNELFRQLGQIVKPEGILASNTSSIPITALATASGRPSQFIGMHFMNPVPLMQLVEVIRGYQTSDETARIVTETAEKMGKTPLSCNDFPGFVSNRILMPMLNEAIQCVMEGVAEPEAIDGIMKLGMNHPMGPLTLADFIGLDTCLAIMEVLHQGLGDDKYRPSPLLRKMVQAGLLGRKSGQGFYKY, from the coding sequence ATGAAATTTGGTGTGATCGGAGCGGGACAGATGGGCGGCGGGATCGCGCAGGTCGCGGCGCAGAGCGGGTTCGACGTGGTTGTGCACGACCAGCAGCAGGCGTTCCTGAATCGGGGCCGGGGCGTGATCGAGAAGTCCCTGGGCAAACTGCACGAGAAAGGCCGCCTCGCAGACGCGCCGGCGACGGTGCTGGGCCGGATCCGGTTCACGACGGAGTTGCAGGACTTCGCGGACTGCGACCTGGTCGTGGAAGCCATCGTGGAGAACCAGGGCGTGAAGAATGAGCTGTTCCGTCAGCTGGGGCAGATCGTGAAGCCTGAGGGCATCCTGGCCAGCAACACCAGCAGCATTCCGATCACGGCCCTGGCGACCGCGTCGGGCCGGCCTTCGCAGTTCATCGGGATGCACTTCATGAACCCGGTGCCGCTGATGCAGCTCGTGGAGGTCATCCGCGGGTACCAGACGAGCGACGAGACCGCCCGCATCGTCACGGAAACCGCCGAGAAGATGGGCAAGACGCCGCTGTCTTGCAACGACTTCCCGGGCTTCGTGAGTAACCGCATCCTGATGCCCATGCTGAACGAGGCCATCCAGTGCGTGATGGAAGGCGTGGCGGAACCCGAGGCGATCGACGGGATCATGAAGCTCGGCATGAACCACCCCATGGGGCCGCTCACGCTCGCGGACTTCATCGGGCTGGACACCTGCCTGGCGATCATGGAGGTGCTGCACCAGGGTCTGGGGGACGACAAGTACCGGCCCAGTCCGCTGCTGCGCAAGATGGTGCAGGCGGGCCTGCTGGGCCGCAAGAGCGGGCAGGGTTTCTACAAGTACTGA